The Bacteriovorax sp. BAL6_X genome window below encodes:
- the glpK gene encoding glycerol kinase GlpK yields MYILSLDQGTTGTTATIIDAKTFKFVDKENQEFKQYFPDTGWVEHDLDEIWKSVKHTVKSVLKRNSIDAKEIISIGITNQRETTCAFTRKGDALAKAIVWQDRRTADYCESMKAHEDNFKKVTGLPLDPYFSGTKMHWLLNNNQYVKEAYKNHDLRFGTIDTFLLYRLTNGEAYRTDVSNASRTLLMSLETCNWDEDLCKILGVDKTCLPEVCESIYDFGQTKGLDFLPDGIPINGILGDQQAALFGQACFTKGTGKCTYGTGAFMLVNTGEEKKYSEHGLLTTVAYKYQGKTYYALEGSCYIAGACVQWLRDNLEIIDNAAQTEDKANAIKDLNQIKDLLLLPFFTGIGSPYWKPHAKAALIGMTRATDTNDICRAALEGIALSINDLIKAMKSDMGSDLEEFKVDGGAVANNLLMQIQADISGINVTRPKVIETTSYGAALAAAIGAGLMSIDDVSKQWEKESFFKSSTTNAEYYDYKKKLWNKYIQINF; encoded by the coding sequence ATGTATATTTTATCTTTAGACCAAGGTACCACAGGTACTACTGCTACTATAATCGATGCTAAAACGTTTAAGTTTGTTGATAAGGAGAATCAAGAATTTAAACAATACTTTCCTGATACAGGTTGGGTTGAACATGATCTCGATGAAATCTGGAAGAGTGTAAAGCACACTGTTAAAAGTGTTCTTAAAAGAAATAGTATTGATGCTAAAGAAATTATCTCGATTGGTATAACCAATCAACGAGAAACAACTTGTGCCTTTACACGTAAAGGTGATGCTCTGGCAAAGGCCATCGTTTGGCAAGATCGCAGAACAGCAGACTACTGTGAGAGCATGAAGGCCCACGAGGACAACTTCAAAAAAGTCACAGGGCTTCCACTAGATCCATATTTTTCAGGAACAAAAATGCACTGGTTATTAAATAATAATCAATATGTGAAGGAAGCTTATAAAAATCATGACCTACGTTTTGGGACGATTGATACTTTTCTGCTTTATCGCCTAACAAATGGTGAAGCGTATAGAACAGATGTTTCCAATGCTTCTAGAACATTATTAATGTCTTTAGAGACGTGTAATTGGGATGAGGATCTCTGTAAAATCCTTGGAGTAGATAAGACTTGTTTGCCTGAAGTATGTGAATCTATTTATGATTTTGGACAAACAAAAGGCCTAGACTTTTTACCAGACGGAATTCCTATTAACGGAATATTAGGAGATCAGCAAGCCGCCCTCTTTGGCCAAGCTTGTTTCACAAAGGGAACTGGAAAATGTACCTATGGTACCGGTGCATTTATGCTCGTTAACACAGGTGAGGAAAAGAAATATTCTGAGCACGGCCTGCTAACGACAGTTGCTTATAAATATCAGGGTAAGACTTATTATGCTCTTGAAGGCTCATGCTATATTGCAGGAGCATGTGTACAATGGCTTAGAGACAATCTCGAAATCATCGATAATGCTGCTCAAACAGAAGATAAAGCAAATGCTATTAAAGATTTAAATCAAATTAAAGATCTTTTACTACTTCCATTTTTTACTGGAATTGGCTCTCCATATTGGAAACCCCATGCGAAAGCTGCATTAATTGGAATGACCCGAGCTACAGATACAAACGATATTTGTCGTGCGGCCCTTGAAGGGATTGCTTTAAGCATTAATGATTTAATTAAAGCGATGAAAAGTGATATGGGTAGTGATCTTGAAGAGTTTAAAGTTGATGGTGGTGCCGTTGCAAACAATCTGCTAATGCAAATTCAAGCAGATATTTCAGGTATTAATGTTACGAGGCCAAAAGTTATTGAAACAACTTCATATGGTGCGGCTTTAGCTGCTGCTATCGGTGCTGGTCTAATGTCTATTGATGATGTTAGTAAGCAATGGGAGAAAGAATCATTCTTTAAATCTTCTACAACTAATGCCGAATATTACGACTATAAAAAGAAACTCTGGAATAAGTATATTCAAATAAACTTCTAA
- the ligA gene encoding NAD-dependent DNA ligase LigA produces the protein MNRIKELADQIKIHKALYYAGKPEISDIEYDKLEDELRQLDPDNSVLNLVGSTITSLDKVKHDKKMLSLGKTYKVDELISWAKKHEVLGIYKVDGVSCSLIYEGGHLVLAKTRGDGTYGENITQKVQWMKGVPGSISIKERIEIRGEMYCDEQSFFHLSETMVSQGLERPSSQRNIVAGLVGRKENISLCSYINFKAFDLIGLEFEKESQKYETLKKEDFDILEYTLMHTKKDYEVAIDDAKDFMANGDYLIDGLVFVYNEINLHDELGETAHHPRYKMAFKFEGETVQTTLNSITWQVSRNGILTPVGEVEPVSISGAVISRVTLHNYGMVKQHNLKAGDKIEIIRSGEVIPKFLQTIEESQNEFLIPECCPSCESEVVIEDIRLFCKNPACPAQVKEAILNFIQKIGIDDLSSKRLEEMIRKKLVTTIEDLYKLEMNQLLTLDKVKDKLATKLLTSIEGSKKADLITFISALGITGGAYNKCEKVVHGGFDSIEKLLNMNADELATLEGFAEKSATTFINSLQEKKELIKNLQALGFTFEVLEEEAGSGLAGLKICITGSLSRKRSDIEKDIKAAGGTPVGSVSKNTDILLTNETEAKSSKYKKALDLGITIKTEDEVMGMID, from the coding sequence ATGAATAGAATTAAAGAATTGGCAGATCAAATTAAGATCCATAAGGCATTGTACTATGCTGGAAAACCAGAAATTTCAGATATTGAATATGACAAATTAGAAGATGAGTTAAGACAATTAGATCCAGATAACTCTGTACTTAATCTTGTTGGTTCAACAATCACATCACTAGATAAAGTAAAACACGATAAGAAAATGCTTTCACTTGGAAAAACTTATAAAGTGGATGAGTTAATCTCTTGGGCCAAAAAACATGAGGTCTTAGGGATATATAAAGTAGATGGAGTTTCTTGTTCTCTGATCTACGAAGGTGGTCATTTAGTATTAGCAAAAACTAGAGGTGATGGCACTTACGGTGAAAATATCACACAAAAAGTACAATGGATGAAGGGAGTTCCTGGATCTATCTCTATCAAAGAGAGAATAGAAATAAGAGGTGAGATGTATTGTGATGAGCAATCATTCTTTCATCTATCAGAAACAATGGTTTCCCAAGGATTAGAAAGGCCTTCATCACAACGAAATATCGTTGCTGGACTAGTGGGGAGAAAAGAGAATATTAGCCTATGTTCTTATATAAATTTTAAGGCCTTTGATTTAATTGGCCTAGAGTTTGAAAAAGAAAGTCAAAAATATGAGACGCTTAAGAAAGAAGATTTCGATATTCTTGAATATACTCTCATGCATACAAAAAAAGATTATGAAGTTGCAATTGATGACGCCAAAGATTTCATGGCAAATGGTGATTATCTGATTGATGGACTTGTATTTGTCTATAATGAAATAAATCTACATGATGAACTTGGGGAAACTGCTCATCATCCTCGTTATAAGATGGCCTTTAAATTTGAAGGGGAAACGGTACAGACAACTCTTAATTCAATTACATGGCAAGTATCTAGAAATGGAATTTTGACTCCTGTAGGTGAGGTAGAACCTGTTTCCATTAGTGGTGCTGTGATTTCTCGAGTGACTTTGCATAATTATGGAATGGTTAAACAACATAATTTAAAAGCAGGGGATAAGATCGAGATAATTAGAAGTGGAGAAGTTATTCCTAAATTTCTTCAAACAATTGAAGAGTCTCAAAATGAATTCTTAATACCTGAATGTTGTCCAAGTTGTGAGTCTGAAGTTGTCATCGAAGACATTAGACTTTTTTGTAAGAACCCTGCTTGTCCAGCTCAAGTTAAAGAAGCGATATTAAACTTTATTCAAAAAATAGGTATTGATGATCTAAGTTCTAAACGACTTGAAGAGATGATTCGTAAGAAGTTGGTAACAACAATTGAAGATCTTTATAAGTTAGAAATGAATCAGCTACTAACACTTGATAAAGTAAAAGATAAACTAGCAACAAAACTTCTTACAAGTATTGAAGGATCAAAGAAGGCTGATTTAATAACATTTATCTCGGCTCTGGGTATTACTGGTGGTGCTTATAATAAGTGTGAAAAAGTTGTACATGGTGGATTTGATTCAATAGAAAAGCTATTAAATATGAATGCAGATGAGCTTGCAACTCTTGAAGGATTTGCAGAAAAGTCAGCTACAACTTTTATAAACTCATTACAAGAAAAGAAAGAATTAATTAAAAATCTACAAGCACTTGGTTTCACTTTTGAAGTATTAGAAGAAGAGGCTGGCTCTGGATTGGCTGGATTAAAAATTTGTATTACTGGTTCTCTATCACGAAAAAGAAGTGACATTGAAAAAGATATTAAGGCCGCAGGTGGAACACCTGTTGGTTCTGTTAGCAAGAACACTGATATTCTTCTTACAAATGAAACAGAAGCTAAATCTTCTAAATATAAGAAAGCTCTAGATTTAGGAATTACGATTAAGACAGAAGATGAAGTAATGGGAATGATTGATTAA
- a CDS encoding outer membrane beta-barrel protein translates to MKKILIAMMIMIAGFQAQAGIYVEPYLAYNILGETDGDDTTGTNIGGRLGYSLPMLVSFGLDYNMGSYTIDSALGDVDADTTNLGAFVAVDLPILLRGYASYYFSSDIDTGSVSYDGSGIAVGVGFTMLPFVSLNLEYRAMSYDGSGAVSDFDAKEILVGISVPLDL, encoded by the coding sequence ATGAAAAAGATTTTAATTGCAATGATGATTATGATTGCTGGTTTCCAAGCACAAGCTGGAATTTATGTTGAGCCATACCTAGCTTATAATATTCTAGGTGAAACTGATGGTGATGATACTACAGGTACAAATATCGGTGGTCGTTTAGGTTATTCTTTACCAATGCTTGTTAGTTTTGGACTTGATTATAATATGGGTTCTTATACGATTGATAGTGCATTAGGTGATGTTGACGCTGATACTACTAATCTTGGTGCATTTGTTGCAGTTGATTTACCAATTCTTTTAAGAGGTTATGCAAGTTATTACTTCTCTTCTGATATAGATACAGGAAGTGTTTCTTATGATGGTTCAGGAATTGCTGTTGGTGTTGGTTTTACAATGCTGCCATTTGTTTCACTTAACCTTGAGTACAGAGCAATGAGTTACGATGGCTCAGGAGCTGTTTCAGACTTTGATGCTAAGGAAATTCTTGTAGGAATCTCGGTTCCTCTTGATCTTTAA
- a CDS encoding porin family protein — MKIIKLLITSFLLLLSLDAFASPSARRCMILPVRDSVGGALGYEVFAKVEGYLKSSRWCYYQYNSEIINILSNYKKNLDAALENPKVIKLVSEKTNAGSLIKVKIESLPKGVAVNMQIFGANGRDIYFNEKIELNSDDPGLIAQTVNNWLDQYEKQIPYDARVLGVLGQQFSIDLGKDAGIFTDYEVKVVRPMRRRKHPLLQEVVDWETKTIATGRIVHVGESLSQVKVLRYEDKSLIQAEDWVLISKNTKDSEKRNLKYDPVEGNDRTSSFGRLGEFGLALKIGTGSNNNSSISNGTKSINGVDFAIAFDSELWLTRNYWVGLELEKGFGKYSKDAGNLVSDSNSMDSSRFRLLAGYKYLPMGFFYGPQVDVFFGYGSYTHGFDNQVADGFTEINFSGILVGAKASMPLVRGIRIYFQFDFMLDPGYEEDVSIFGSAKDTSNFHVAAGAEYKYGPNINLYGGIDYLSDKAEFASDGTKVTVKNTALKGGVKFAF, encoded by the coding sequence ATGAAAATAATCAAATTACTTATAACTAGCTTTTTACTTTTACTATCTCTTGATGCATTTGCTTCACCAAGTGCACGTCGATGTATGATTTTACCTGTAAGGGACTCTGTCGGTGGGGCACTTGGATATGAAGTTTTTGCCAAAGTTGAAGGTTATCTAAAGTCTTCACGTTGGTGTTACTATCAATATAACTCTGAAATTATCAATATATTATCAAACTATAAGAAGAATTTAGATGCAGCTTTAGAAAATCCGAAAGTTATAAAATTGGTTTCGGAGAAAACAAATGCTGGCTCATTAATTAAAGTCAAAATTGAAAGCCTACCAAAGGGAGTTGCCGTCAATATGCAAATCTTTGGTGCAAATGGTAGAGATATTTATTTTAATGAAAAGATTGAACTCAATAGTGATGATCCTGGATTAATTGCTCAGACAGTCAATAATTGGCTAGATCAATATGAAAAACAAATTCCTTATGATGCTCGAGTATTGGGAGTCCTTGGTCAACAGTTCTCTATTGATCTTGGAAAGGATGCCGGAATTTTTACTGATTATGAAGTGAAAGTTGTGCGACCTATGCGACGTAGAAAGCATCCTCTTCTTCAAGAAGTTGTTGATTGGGAAACTAAAACAATTGCTACGGGAAGAATTGTTCACGTTGGTGAATCCCTCTCTCAAGTAAAAGTTCTTCGTTACGAAGACAAGAGTCTTATTCAAGCTGAAGATTGGGTATTAATTTCTAAGAATACAAAAGACTCTGAAAAGAGAAATTTAAAATATGATCCAGTTGAAGGCAATGATCGTACATCTTCATTTGGAAGACTAGGAGAATTCGGACTGGCCCTCAAAATTGGGACTGGATCTAATAATAATTCATCAATTTCAAATGGGACAAAATCAATTAACGGAGTTGATTTTGCGATTGCTTTTGATAGTGAACTTTGGCTTACAAGAAATTATTGGGTAGGACTTGAGTTAGAAAAAGGTTTTGGGAAGTATTCAAAAGATGCGGGAAATTTAGTTTCTGATAGTAATTCGATGGACTCATCACGTTTTAGACTTCTTGCTGGTTATAAATATCTACCTATGGGCTTCTTCTATGGCCCTCAGGTTGACGTCTTCTTTGGCTATGGTTCATATACGCATGGTTTTGATAATCAAGTTGCAGATGGTTTTACTGAAATTAATTTTAGTGGAATCTTAGTTGGAGCCAAAGCAAGCATGCCACTCGTAAGAGGAATTAGAATTTATTTTCAATTCGATTTTATGCTTGATCCTGGCTATGAAGAAGATGTTTCTATATTTGGTAGTGCAAAAGATACAAGTAACTTCCATGTCGCCGCTGGCGCGGAATATAAGTATGGACCAAATATCAATCTTTATGGTGGAATCGACTACTTAAGTGATAAAGCTGAATTTGCAAGTGATGGTACTAAAGTAACAGTTAAGAACACGGCCTTGAAGGGTGGTGTGAAATTTGCATTCTAA
- a CDS encoding patatin-like phospholipase family protein: MNRVDIENFRNKKTALVLSGGVVKAAAWHLGVSWALHDLGFTFKHNHSDINPDYEISTYVGSSAGALISLFLASGHSPLDVIEAFIHKNKTGLKPITYKDMLSLKRPSLKPHHPNLYDPLDGFPLVIKSLLKPIMTVSGLFSTTGLHEYILNNIIKSNNFDDYDADLFIIATQLDNSRKTIFSRYNYPNPSHDPTAHYYTDIPIAEAATASMSVPPFYTPYPIHNTVTDTTDFYIDGEIRETLSTHVAVDNSCEYIISSWTHTPYHYQDEIGSLANYGLPAICTQAIYLMIQKKIVDSRARRIAAQDIIDTVNQYMLNEKFSNEQRRHITSIIERKLNFNPDVKLIDIYPKHDDYNLFFADIFSLNPKKMTKMLEAGYKRTMEIFNNKEYES, from the coding sequence ATGAACAGAGTTGATATAGAAAACTTCAGGAATAAAAAGACTGCCCTAGTTCTTTCAGGTGGTGTCGTTAAAGCTGCCGCATGGCACCTTGGAGTTAGTTGGGCGCTTCACGACCTTGGATTTACTTTCAAACATAATCATTCCGATATTAATCCTGATTATGAAATTTCAACTTATGTTGGCTCAAGTGCGGGTGCACTAATTAGTCTTTTTTTAGCTTCTGGCCATTCACCCTTAGATGTTATTGAGGCCTTTATTCATAAAAATAAAACTGGGCTAAAACCTATTACATATAAGGATATGCTTTCTCTAAAGAGACCCAGTTTAAAACCTCATCATCCAAATCTATATGATCCATTAGATGGTTTTCCACTGGTTATCAAAAGTCTTTTAAAACCTATCATGACTGTATCAGGTCTTTTTTCGACAACTGGACTACACGAATATATATTAAATAATATAATTAAATCTAATAACTTCGATGATTATGATGCTGATTTATTTATTATTGCCACACAGCTAGATAACTCAAGAAAGACTATATTTTCTCGTTATAATTATCCAAACCCTAGCCATGATCCAACAGCCCATTACTATACAGATATTCCAATTGCAGAGGCGGCCACTGCCTCAATGAGTGTACCACCTTTTTATACTCCGTATCCAATTCATAATACAGTAACAGATACGACAGATTTCTATATTGATGGTGAGATTCGTGAAACTCTCTCTACTCATGTTGCTGTTGATAATAGTTGTGAGTATATCATCTCAAGTTGGACCCATACTCCTTATCACTATCAAGATGAGATTGGTTCACTTGCAAATTATGGGCTTCCTGCCATTTGTACACAGGCCATTTACCTAATGATTCAAAAGAAGATTGTTGACTCTAGAGCTAGACGTATTGCAGCTCAAGATATAATTGATACTGTTAATCAATATATGCTTAATGAAAAATTTAGTAATGAACAGCGTCGTCATATTACATCTATTATTGAAAGAAAGCTTAATTTTAATCCAGATGTGAAGCTTATCGATATTTACCCTAAGCATGATGATTACAATCTTTTCTTCGCTGATATTTTTAGCTTAAATCCAAAGAAAATGACAAAGATGCTAGAAGCTGGCTACAAACGAACAATGGAAATATTCAACAATAAAGAATACGAATCATAA
- a CDS encoding TlpA disulfide reductase family protein: MSTERKKFPYKIILVACVLVLGSLFVTDESFTTAKVAGVDVKKIQHYESMLVRPDLKSTEGKTYKKEELSKGVVILNFWASWCTPCLEEFPSLVSLRSEIKDPKLKIIAVNSDEGQKQLKKIKDVVKKYNVNFDVVKDTQGKLTDAFMVSAIPVSIVYKDGRVVEVAKGSKDFNSEEFKEKIREWLK, encoded by the coding sequence TTGAGTACAGAAAGAAAAAAATTTCCATATAAGATCATTCTAGTTGCATGCGTTCTAGTTCTTGGATCATTATTTGTGACTGATGAAAGTTTTACAACTGCCAAGGTCGCTGGTGTGGATGTTAAAAAGATTCAACATTATGAATCAATGCTCGTTCGTCCTGATTTAAAATCAACAGAAGGTAAAACTTATAAAAAAGAAGAGTTGTCTAAGGGTGTTGTCATTTTAAATTTCTGGGCCAGTTGGTGTACACCTTGCCTCGAAGAGTTTCCAAGTTTGGTTAGCCTTCGTTCTGAAATTAAAGATCCAAAACTTAAGATTATTGCAGTAAACTCTGATGAAGGTCAAAAACAACTAAAGAAGATTAAAGATGTTGTAAAAAAATACAATGTTAACTTTGATGTTGTTAAAGATACCCAAGGTAAGTTAACGGATGCTTTTATGGTTTCTGCCATCCCTGTATCAATCGTTTACAAAGATGGCCGTGTCGTTGAAGTTGCAAAGGGCTCTAAAGATTTTAACTCTGAAGAGTTCAAAGAAAAAATTCGCGAGTGGCTTAAATAG
- the hutI gene encoding imidazolonepropionase, producing the protein MIIYKNINEVLTLEAAQKKDGRNLLPEDISILHHGAIVFEEDEIVWVGDSDNIPVEYLKKAKIVKDLEGYVITPELVDSHTHLIFGGNRANEYQMRLNGADYEEIAKAGGGIVATSNGTNNTTDEELLNSCRDRIKRIASYGVGTIEIKSGYSLSFEGELRMTKLIAKLKEEFAPEIQIFNTFMPAHALPKNYDSTQKYMDEIVIPLLRKVAPLNIIDCVDIFHEQGYFNTEDVKKLAQVAQEYGIPLKTHADEFNDNKGAILACELGALSTDHLLCTTEDGIKKLAESKTVATVLPGTGIFLGKPKADAKQLADGGCKLAIASDYNPGSCHCDNLLLLASICAPMYKINMTQMWAGITLNAAAAVGKYDQGAIIERFKPRFSIFKTNTISEITYNWGRNLAVDKNSI; encoded by the coding sequence ATGATTATCTACAAGAATATTAACGAAGTCTTAACTCTTGAAGCGGCCCAAAAAAAAGATGGCCGCAATCTTCTTCCTGAAGATATTTCTATTCTTCATCACGGCGCAATCGTATTCGAAGAAGATGAAATCGTGTGGGTTGGTGACAGTGATAATATTCCTGTAGAATATCTAAAAAAAGCAAAAATAGTTAAAGACCTGGAAGGCTATGTTATTACTCCAGAACTTGTTGATTCTCACACACACCTTATCTTTGGAGGTAATCGTGCAAATGAATACCAAATGAGATTAAATGGTGCTGATTATGAAGAAATAGCCAAAGCTGGTGGTGGAATTGTTGCGACTTCAAATGGAACTAATAACACAACTGATGAAGAATTACTGAATAGTTGTCGTGATAGAATTAAGAGAATTGCGAGTTACGGTGTAGGTACGATTGAAATTAAATCTGGTTATTCACTTTCATTTGAAGGTGAATTGCGAATGACAAAGTTAATCGCAAAGCTAAAAGAAGAATTTGCACCAGAAATTCAAATTTTCAATACTTTTATGCCTGCTCATGCACTTCCAAAGAATTACGATTCAACACAGAAGTATATGGATGAAATTGTAATACCGCTTCTTCGCAAGGTTGCTCCTCTTAATATCATCGATTGCGTGGATATTTTCCATGAACAAGGCTACTTCAATACTGAAGACGTTAAGAAATTAGCTCAAGTTGCTCAAGAATATGGAATTCCATTAAAGACACATGCTGACGAATTCAATGACAATAAAGGTGCTATTCTTGCCTGTGAATTAGGCGCCCTTAGTACTGACCACCTTCTGTGCACGACAGAAGATGGAATAAAAAAATTAGCAGAATCGAAGACAGTCGCAACAGTTCTTCCAGGTACAGGAATTTTCTTGGGTAAACCTAAAGCAGATGCTAAACAACTAGCTGATGGCGGTTGTAAACTTGCAATTGCATCAGACTATAATCCAGGTTCTTGCCATTGCGATAACCTACTTCTACTAGCATCAATCTGTGCACCTATGTATAAAATAAACATGACTCAAATGTGGGCAGGAATTACTTTGAATGCAGCTGCTGCTGTTGGAAAATATGACCAAGGTGCTATCATCGAAAGGTTTAAACCTCGTTTCAGTATCTTTAAAACGAATACAATTTCTGAAATTACTTATAATTGGGGAAGAAATCTAGCAGTTGATAAGAATTCTATTTAA
- the radA gene encoding DNA repair protein RadA yields MAKKSKKVFECSNCGFQTAKWMGRCTDCGEWNSFVEETFTPVQESIKVKAVGETAPKKLKEIEVETYNRVSTGIGEFDRVVGGGLVPGSLILIGGEPGIGKSTLLTEMLSKLSGQQSDQSFLYVSGEESEGQVAGRAKRMGLKNDSFYIYNETNWQNILNQIKKIKPRFMVLDSIQTTTSSELQSPPGTVSQIREVTYELMNHVKATGITCFVVGHITKDGAIAGPKILEHMVDTVIYFEGDQFGHYRMLRAIKNRFGNTNEVGIFEMQEDGLNEVKNPSQFFLDDDLEDSFGKSLTCIKEGTRPLFVEVQALVAENKFGNGRRTTQGLDNNRVAMMVAIIEKYANIPMGMNDIYVNVVGSMKLTTRESDLSIIAALLSSYKSKPIPKDTVFLGEVGLTGEVRTVPHMEMRIKEMEQLNYKTLVASPKVAKDYSKKSKLKIIPVRKVTDIFKVLGD; encoded by the coding sequence ATGGCCAAGAAAAGTAAAAAAGTTTTTGAATGTTCAAACTGTGGATTTCAAACTGCAAAATGGATGGGACGTTGTACAGATTGTGGCGAATGGAATAGTTTTGTTGAAGAAACTTTTACACCTGTTCAAGAAAGTATAAAAGTTAAGGCCGTTGGTGAAACAGCTCCAAAAAAATTAAAAGAAATTGAAGTTGAAACATATAATCGTGTAAGTACTGGTATTGGAGAATTCGATCGTGTTGTTGGCGGAGGATTAGTTCCGGGGTCTCTTATTCTAATTGGTGGTGAGCCAGGGATTGGAAAGTCAACACTACTAACCGAAATGCTTTCAAAACTATCAGGTCAGCAAAGTGATCAAAGTTTTCTATATGTTAGTGGTGAAGAAAGTGAGGGACAGGTTGCAGGACGTGCAAAACGAATGGGCCTAAAAAATGATTCATTTTATATTTATAATGAAACAAATTGGCAAAATATTTTAAATCAAATTAAGAAGATTAAGCCACGATTTATGGTTTTAGATTCGATTCAAACGACTACTTCGAGTGAGTTACAATCACCTCCAGGTACTGTCTCACAAATTCGTGAAGTTACTTATGAGTTAATGAATCATGTGAAGGCTACTGGCATTACATGTTTTGTTGTAGGCCATATTACAAAAGATGGCGCAATTGCTGGTCCAAAAATTCTTGAGCATATGGTCGATACGGTAATTTACTTTGAAGGTGATCAATTTGGTCACTATCGTATGCTTAGAGCTATTAAAAATCGATTTGGAAATACGAATGAAGTTGGCATTTTTGAAATGCAAGAAGATGGACTTAATGAAGTTAAGAATCCTTCGCAATTCTTTTTAGATGATGATCTTGAAGACAGTTTTGGAAAGAGCTTAACTTGTATCAAAGAAGGGACACGACCTTTATTTGTCGAAGTACAAGCTCTTGTGGCAGAAAATAAATTTGGAAATGGTAGACGTACGACTCAAGGTCTTGATAATAATCGCGTTGCCATGATGGTTGCGATCATTGAAAAGTATGCAAATATTCCGATGGGCATGAATGATATCTATGTCAATGTTGTTGGAAGTATGAAGCTTACGACTCGAGAGTCAGACTTAAGTATCATTGCAGCTCTATTAAGTTCATATAAGTCTAAACCAATCCCTAAGGATACTGTCTTCCTTGGAGAAGTGGGGCTTACTGGTGAAGTTAGAACTGTTCCACATATGGAGATGCGAATTAAAGAAATGGAACAACTTAATTATAAGACCCTTGTGGCCTCTCCAAAGGTTGCTAAAGATTATTCAAAGAAATCAAAATTAAAAATTATACCAGTTAGAAAAGTTACAGATATTTTTAAAGTACTAGGGGACTAG